The stretch of DNA CCTTTCTCCAAGTGTTATAAGTGTTTATTAGATATTTGCCTTGCTTGGACCAatcggccaccaccgcccacaAATTATTTTGTGCCGACCACTGCTAAACAATGTGCGCAATTTAGCCTTGTAAAAGGAACTGAAACGGATCTACAGTCTGCACGCAGTAGCAAAAATATAAATTTACAAGTCAATGTAAGATGTTATCATGTAAAATTAATCAGAGCAAACCATATACAAAGAACAATGACTTGACAGCAGTGTTCGTATCCTTATTAGCCAAAAGTATTTTTAATTGTTGGTAAGTAATTATAGTTATTCTGAGAAGTATAGTGCATAGTTTCCAAATAGTACTTTCATATCTAAAGAAGTAACACTAAAACTGTGTATATTTGTCTTTATCATGGCTTGACATTATTTTTTTTCAAAGAAGTAATTTTAAATAGTAAGTAATATGCACCATGATATTAAAGAAGTAATTTAAAAAATGTAGAGCAATACTATTGTAATGAATTGACAATCTCAAGTAGGAGTCAATACCTGTATGATTATTACACTGATTTCATTAGCGAACTCCTTCGGCAAATCCCTCTATCTGCtcctttctctccttttctGCAAGCATATCCACGACAAAAGAGCACACTGCTGCTGCCTAGCGCATCCGGCCTCGCACAGGACCTTTCATGCTACTGTGCTTCTGTTGCTGGGAAAAATTAGGCCTCGCACGGGAACAGATAGCATCAGATCATCACAGCTGGTTGCATTAGCTGCCGGGGGCGGGCCCAACATTTGGGAGGTGGGTATTTGAAATTTCAAATGGTGTAAATTTTTTCTTGACAGCTCAACCCCTAACTCATACTATATATTAATAGTACGTAATGGAGTATCGACAACATATATTGTTCATAACTTGAATTTGTTCAATATATAGATAATAGAACACTAAATGATCAACATATCATAGTGGGAACATCTAAAATAAATGGAGAATAAATTCTAAAATAGCAAATGATATTGATAAGAATGCTTACAAATTATAAGATAACTTTACAATCCTTCGTGGCTTGAAAATACTTGGCAAGAAGAATTCCCTTTCGATGAATGTGACCAAACAATTATTCAAAGGCAATTGATATTTGATAAGCAAGGACTGAGTTGCTTCTTTAAGAGTCAATGATGTAGTATCTTCAACGTGCATAAGATCAAGAAACCGCTCATCAGATTCTCCTTTTTTATTAACATATCGCAAGCAAAGAGCCAATTGTTCCTGATGGTATGCAGCTGATGGTATGCAGCACTAGACTCATCAGCAAGAATAGCAAAGCATTCATCACCTAGTTCCTCTATAATAAATTTGGTTGTTTCATGAGCACAAAAAACAATAAATTGTTTCTGAATCTTATGGTCAATCATCTGACAATTAAATGGATCATTTCCAAGAACCACCCTATTAACTTCTTCAAAATTATCTGCAAGCCATGCCAAAAGTTTCCTGAAATTTCTTTGATTCTGCGAATTTTTTCCCTCATCATGACCACAAAAAACCAACCTCATCATACTTCTCTTCAGCTTCACTATGAGCACTATCAATACCACCCGCATACTTACGAAATCTAGCTTTCATGTTCCAATTCCAAAACCCTTCCTCAACAAAAGCATCTCCACCAGGAAATTTACTACTATCTTTGAACAAATAGCAAATAAAGCAATATGCAGCATCTTTATGCATAGTATACTCTAGCCACTTGAATTCATCAAACCACTTTGGTTGGAATCGGCACATACCTCCACAATCATGTTGCGGAAAGTTATCCCTTTTCATGTATGGTCGACATGGCCCCAATGCGATGTACCTCTTCTAACTGAATCTTGGTCATTGATAGGATAGCTAGAAATATGAgccctcaacctaggatcaTGCTCTATGTTATAATCATCATTCTCGTTGCCATTGGATTCAGATTCATCGACGGATATGGATTCATCATCTTCGATTATTGGGGGCTGAACTGGCTGCCGCTGCTCAACTTTAACTCATTCAGGAGGCACTGTGTTTGCCTGACTGCTACTCGGTTCCTGAAATACCACCATTTCCAGCTAGTTTTCATTGGAAGATGGAGAAACAACCTCTGGCTCAGATTGTCTTTTTTTTTGCAGCACTTCTTTCCAAAAAAGATCCCAAATCAGTAGCGGCACCGCTACTCTTCCTCCTTTTCATGATTCAAACCTACATATTACaagaatcgagtttcataaatATTTTCCTCATTACAATGCTACATTGTTGCAAATTTATCATTAATTTCGTAAATTGCAATGATAATTTTAAAAAaatggatgaattttcacaaACTTTTCAAGATTAAGGGCTCGATTGTCCCTTGTTGCTGGCGGCCCGGCGCCCCGCCCCTGCGGCGGCGTGGCTCAGGTGCGCATGACTGCCGGCCTGCCGGCTACCGGGCTCCGCTGAGCCAGGGCCTGCCGGCTGCCGTGCagggccgccgtcgccgtcgccgcccgtaGTGCTGCTGCCCCGCCACCCACTGCCGgttgccgccccgccgcccgctgctgctgccgccgtcgcgcCACCCGCACCCGCTACCCGCCACTGCCGCACTGCCCGCAGCCCGCTGCCGCccgtgcccgccgccgccgcgccgcccatgCCGCGTGGGGAGATGTGTGCCGTGTGTGGGCGATGGGCCGGGGTGGGGGAATGGGATGTGCATGGCCGCATGGGGCAGTAGTGGCTTGCAAATGGGGTGGGCCGGTGGGGGCTCATGGGccgcgaggggaggggagggaaaCGTGGACTGTTCGGTGGGGAGAGAAAGTTTGGCTATTTTCTAGCCCGTTATcgtatttcttatttatttttattttttcttcATATACTTGAGAAATACTACGTATGCAAAAAAAAATTGATAAAAATAATGGGTATTCAATTGAATACCCTTGATTCAAGATGGGCCCGCCCCTGTCAGCTGCCAATGTTGTACTATGAACCAGTTCAGAATCGAAGGCGAGCAGTCGGGGGAGGCGCCTGCACCCTGCCGGGAGGCCGGAGGCGCCCACGCGCGCCGGTGCCAGTGAGGCCAGTGGTGGCCACGCGCAGCGAGGAGGCCGGGGGAGGCGAGAGATGCCCGTGCTCAGGAATCAGGGAGAGGCTTCGCTCTGACCCCGAATGGTCGGCGAACTGGCAGGGGAGGAGCGGGCGTGTGAGTTCGCGAGGGGCGATCCGGACGCGGCAAGGACGGCTGAGTGGAGGCGGCCTCTTGGTGGGGCACGGCGACGTCGACCCAAGTCTCGCAGCGAGGAGGTCCGCGCGTCGCTTCGGAAGCGGCGCGGATGGAGCTGGCGGACCGAGCGCCACGCGCCGCTATGGACTCGGCGGCGGGGCAGCCTTCTCGGCTCTGTGAGGATGGCGACATCGACCTGAGGCATTGCGGCGAAGAGGTCCGCGCGTCGCTTCGGATGCGGTGTGCATGGAGGCGACGATGGAGGGGGTGCCGAGCGCTTGAGCGGCTCGCGCcccggcggcggtgggggaggagtcggagaggaggaggaggccagcGGGATGGAGAGGATTTGCGCAGGAGGCGAAGACGAGGGAGAGGCGGAGGCCCAGCgtcgcggaggaggagggggtgcCGAGCGCGCGTGCCCGCGGCTCGCGCTCCGtcggcgcggcggaggagggggtgCCGAGCTGGCGGCGCAGGAGTCGgagtggcgcggcggcggcgcagtggAGTGGGTAGTCGTGACGAGCGGGAGAGGAGAGCATCTGGGATCGGGAGGAGGGGAGCGGAGGTTAGAGGATGCGGTTTCAACGAGGGGAGGGGCTGCGGCATGCGGTGTGGGCAACGAGCGGATGATTATAGGGGGGCGATGGGGAAAATAGTCTAGCGGAATGACGAGGGTGGGGTGCGAGAAGATCATACCAAAAAAATTGTCCTCCAATTGGTTTTTTTAGACTAGAGATGTGCTCGGAATGATCTCGCCATGCCGAGGGCCTGAGGCGGGTTCGCAGTTTTCACGCTCCACTAACGGCGTTAGTAATATACTAGTATCGTGGTTTGGACTCAGGACAGACTCGCAATCACTATTCACGGTTTGAGAAGGGTGAAAGTGAAAGTGCGGAGGCCACACATGAATATAATTTAGATGCAACATTCCCGGGCTCACGCTAGACGTCCATACGACAGCAAATGAATGAAATGGTGCAAACATGTCTAAAAATTGAATTATGCAATAGAGGAACACCTCTAGTTTTTTTCATTATTCTTGATCCCCAAGCTTGGTTTAGAATTCCATCCAAGATATTACTTTCTAGGGAACACAAGAAGGCTAGCACGAAGAATCTTTTTGCTTTGTTTTTAATACTTTTCGTGCTAGACAATGTGCCAACCGTGTTCTAAACAATCCTCGGAGATTGTCGACCATACTTAAATGAGTTGTAAAATTGCAAACCTAGAAACTTATTTGAGGCGCCCTGTGGGATCAAATGAGCATTCATGTGGTTCGAAATGATTATTTACTCACAATTCTCTAAGGGTGATACTGaaagctatatatatatatatatataaatataaatataaatattcGTCAAATAGGTTGTTCCAACGCTCATGTTAGATCCTGATCGAGTGGCATCGAATGGATCAATTAAGAAGTCGTGTGGTCTGGAATCATCATTTTTTCATGGTTCCACAAGGGTGAAATTGAAAGGCACATCTATAAATTCTTCAAATGTATCGAGTCCGCAATCACATTAGGCATCTAGATCTTGACCCGAGCGGCACCAAATGGATCAATTAAGAGTATCTCATATTTTCTAACCTCTTTAAGACTATTTCTAAAATAAGCTTTTCACAAAATTTTCTATAGTTTTGACCTTTTCGGTCCATACCAGCCTCATCGGCATTGAGGTTGAGTGTCTCGTGGTGATAGTATGGGGTGATGTGTAATTTTTGGTGCTATGCCAGTGGTAGGTCAGCGCCAATGTGGCCGGCGCCAACATGTGTGTTTCTTACAGGATGTTTCATGGTGCTTGAGCTGAGGCTGGATCCATAACTTTTATGGATCACTTGAAGCATGGCAGGACACAATAAACATTAAGTCATCCTGACATATCACACATACGAGGGTCATGCATGAATATTTTTCACAGCTACAGATCCGAGCATCAGTACGGGAACCCCCGGTCAGTACCGGTTCCCCGCCCGGTACCGCCCAGGCGGTACTAAAGTGGTATGCATTTAGTACTAGGCCGAATGCCCGATACTAAATGAtacatttagtaccggctggtaaCACCAGTCGGTACTAAACTGCTCGGCACGCATAGCGGTTGGGGCGGCAGTTTGGCACGCATAGCGGTTGGGGTGGCAGTTTAGTACCGGCTAGTGTTACCAGCAGGTACTaagtttattttttattttatatttgcttatttttcttttctttttcattttaGTTTTAATTCGTATTCTATCCTTATCCGTCTGCGTAGAGCTAGCATTCATATTCGTATTCATATCTCGCATAGCAAAGACTACATATatattaattatatatatacacagTTTATATACACTTCAAGTATTACACTTGGGATCAAGTATTACACTTGGgatcaaatattacaaatattacaagtAGTCACATAAGTTGTTTCATTACAAGTACTTTAAATATTACTCTTGTTCATCGTCTTCCTTGTTTTCATCCAGTTGACCCATGCTTATCCTATGATCAGCATAAAATTCACCGGCGGAATTTATCACCTCGTCCATCAGAAATCCACAGAGTGattcttgaattgccctgaCTCTTTCCGGTTCGATGAGGCTTTCTTTCATTTTCCAAAGCTATCACATACAAACATCATTATTTTAAATTCATACATGTACGTAATTAAATATAAAAAATTGTTATTAATTTGATACGTATATCGAAATCTTTTTGCGTCATTTTGTTTGGGCCGGTAAAATCGTGGATCCACTCACATACCTAATAGCCACATAAGTTGTTTTCTTCCGCTTGTCTCATACACTATGTATAGATGGGTTATGAAATATTCATGGTGTTTAAAGAAATGATACTAGGTGTGCGAATCGTATTCGTACTGGAAAGTCTGTCTTGATATAAAGATCATACGGCGTGTCTACAACTTCTATATGCTTTTTGATGAAGCGAGCCCATACCTTCTGGATGATGTCTATAAAGTTTTGATATTATGTTATCAGCGTCCTCTTTCCGTCGAACGCTACAACTCGAGCTCGATCAATCTCGATATTGAGCAACATCCAGTGAAAGCTGTTGATACACATATATAGATTAAATGTTGGATACACTAATTATCAAATTGAAGGGATGAAAATAGAGTCGAAGTGCTCATTTAAAGTTGTATGGCAACAGAATGATTGTACAAGTATGCTGCCTATCCAAGTCCGTGAATACATTATTTTCGGTCCGATTTGGCCATCTGTTTACACTATTCTCGTTTATAACATCCGGATCCATGAAGCCGATGTGATAATACTCCTTTCTTCGGTATTCTTTCACCTTCATCCTACACGATAAAAAAACACTATTCTCGTTTATAACATCCGGATCCATGAAGCCGATGTGATAATACTTCTTTCTTCGATATTCTTTCACCTTCATCCTACATGATAAAAAAAAAGATGAGAAAGCACATAAGTAGTTGAGCTATAATATAGAAATAAGAGGAAATATTTACATAAGAAATACACTAACGAGGAACTTGTCCAGAGCGTCTTGATGGTACAGAAGAAACTAAAGACTCACAGACTCGATCCATACGTTAGCTAGCCCTGATGTAAATCGTTATCTTTAACCCGAGCTGCGAACATTACATCTCCATCTGCAGTGACCCTCGTGTATCATTCATGCAATTGGTAGCATGTTCAGCAACCCAGGTCACATAAGAGATTCCCTATTTAATAGTTTTCTTCCTGCCCCTAGGTGAATCCGGATTGGAACCTCCCCTTTGTCTTGGCAAGGGGTATGGCACGGTATGACGTGATGGCACACGATCTTGAGAAGCTAGCTTGGCAATAGAACTAACCAAATCGATCTCTCCACCTCCCTTCTATGAGCTAGTGTTAGTGTACCGTAGATAAATTATGATTACCAAAATAAACGTGTTGTAGTGACATTGCCATGAGGGCTGGACCCGAGAGAGCCCGCCCGATCCAGCCCAAGTCCCACCTGCTCGTGGCCCTGTGCACATCTTTGTTTTTCTCCACACAACGATCCACCACCGTCTTCACCAGATGTGCCGCCAGATCTCACCTTTGAACATAAATTGAATATATTTACTCATCTGGCGCCGCTCCACCTCTTAGTCGAGAGGCTCTATAGTGGCCGGATGTCGCATAGCTCAGAGCTCACCTCGGTCATCGTCGAGCTCGGTGGTCATCGCAAAGGAAACAAGCATGATGAACGGAGGCGGTGTGGTGGGACTTTGGGTATTCCGGTTATCCGGCCCTGAATGGCAAAGCGAAGCTGGATATTCGGGTTCCATTTCATCATTATTCATTCAGCTAGCATCCCAGCAGGTTGATTCATGGATTAGTTTGTTTCCTGCTCTAACATCAGTTCCATATGCAGGAGCGATGTACGCACCTTATTTCTAGTTAACCAATCACCATTGTGGCTTCCAAAACTCATCTGAGTGTGGTTTTGCCCCATGCGAAGGAGCACGAGGTATCATGGTAGTCGGTGTTAGGAGGATGAAACTGAATGAGGATGAGCGGAATTGTCATGTTGTCTGGAATCATCATTTATTTGTAGGTCTAAGAATAAAAGAGAAAGTCACGTGTGCACATGTTGTTTCCGATCCCCGTACCCCGCACTCACGTATCACTAGTACAGAACAACATATATATCCACCTCCTTAGTAAAGGCGGAGCTGGATCTGGAACTAATGAAAGCATTCCCCAGAACCAACGGCTAGAGGGTGGGACACCTTTAATCCTGGTTGGggccaccaaccgggactaaaggtcccTCTTTAGTTCTAGATGCTAACACCAATCAGAACTAAAGAGTCACCTTTCAGTTCCGGTTAGGGTTGTTTGTGCTTGCTAATTATATTTTTTGTGTTGCAGACCTTGTAGTCCTAGTTTGTACAACCTCCTAGTTTGtacaaccgggactaaaggcccTAAATTGGCTGCTCCGGTTGGGAAACCAGGACTACAGGGGTTTCTCAACCGGAACTAATGTCGTATTCTGTGCTTAGTGTGTTAGTCATATGATATCAAAAGCAACAATTAAAAGTTGTCATTTTGCTAAGAATCATCATTATTTATTGTTCTAGAAGGATAAAAGTGAAAGCCGCGTATGCGGATTTTTCAAACACCCGATTCCCGCGCTCATGTTAGCTATCAGATCCGGAATGAACGGCATCAAATGAAGTCAAGATGGCGCGAACCTTCCACCGACACTAGAAACATGAAATAGTTGAAAACCAAAATACATGCATGCAAACGATTCAACACAAGCAAAAGAAATCGATGGTAACTTTGATTTTCATCATTCTCATCCTGCAGGGTCGAACATTTATTTGTCCTCAGAATGCCTTACAGGCTATATTACTGCATACCATGACATTCTAGCAAACACAGAGACACGGAGGCTAGCTCCAACAAAGACGATCGACCCAGGTCACTGATTTCTATCCTGCGGATCTCCGgcgccctcctctccctcctgtTCCGCAGAGGGCtccgatgccgccgccgcctccacctcctccgcAGCCGCAGGCTGGCACGCCTGCTTCTTCACGGGGCGGAGGCCCGTGCCGACGCACACGGCGAACTTGCGCTGCACGTAGGCGTCCAGGTCATAGCCAGTCCGTTGGAGGGCCTGAGACCCAACGCAGTATCGGGCTAGGGCCAACGAGCCGGCGGTGACGATCGCGATGAAGAACAACATCCCGACCACCGGCCCGTAGTTGCCGCCATGGTCGTGGTGGTGGGACTGGGACGCCGCCATGGCGTTCCCGAGGCCTTTCAGCCCCGATGACATGCTCACCAGGACGACACGACGCCCACAGCACTACAGGCTCTCTCGCCTCGCACCAAGAACTGATGCCGAGAGAAGATTATTGGGGATGGTGACTGGGGGGTGTTTTGGCCGAGCTCTCTCCAATGGTTTTGGTTTaataggggggggggggggggggggaggggaggaggagggaggggtaAAAAGGGGGTGGAGATTAATGCGTGAGTCGCAAATTCCCCTTGGATCCCATCATTGCCAAAAGTAATTAACCGGGAGCGTCCGGCGCGGctgagattttttttttctgcgtAGAAGAAACAAGTTCAGTTGAGATGTTCACGAGGCTTCCATGCGATTGTGCACAGCTGAAGTATGTGCTAGCATCCCATATGTTTGCCACCCCTCTTTTTGCTGGGACGTTACCGATCCCCTGACCGGGAGCCAGCTAACATGCGGGTTGGTTTTGCTCATCCCAGGTCATCATCGGGCTCAGCTTTGCCACATCATGGGCCAATAGCTCGTTCTTTAGAGTTCAGACCCGGATGGATGTTCAGTACCTCTTGCTGGGCTCGTTGTGTTCATTCTACCAAAGAATTGTTCGCCACGAACATGGGCCTCCTGAGAAAAGCAAACAAAGACGAGAAAAAAATGGAATTTCTTTCAGAATGGACCAAATTAAGTTGTTGAACTGGTAACGCGTCGCCGTATAGTCCGAGAAATCTTTACTAGTGTTGGGTTGGCAGCTGGAATCGTACTTAAATACGCGAGACCGATGTGTCTAGTGGAAACAGGCTGCAAAATCAAGCTGTCTGCTGTGCAATCTTTGCCAGGGCTGAGTGCAAAATCATGGCAGGATCGCTTGAATATCAAAGAGAAGTATGACAAAATAATTCGGATCACTAACAATTACTCCCCCTAGCCCGTCCCACATTACTAgtcgttttgatttttttagtgcataatttttattatacatctagatatacgtTATATTATGTCTAGATTTATAGTGAatttatgtatctagaaaagctaaaacgactaataatttaggacGGAGAAAGTACCAGTTTTTAACTGGATACAATCACATGAAGATCACTGCTAATACCTCACAAATGATAACAGTAAAGAACACCCCCGCGTCGTCTCCTCTGGGGGCGACTCGGGTGGCGCCCCCAacccccaccgccgccacccctcTTCAGGCCTCCTCTCCACATCGCTGCCACCGGAGCAGGCACCGGAAGTCCGTGTGCCTGCTAGGAAGGTGGCGGCGGGGCTTCTACCGTCTTTTCGAGGTGCGCCCGGCCCGGGGCAACGACGCGCCGGCACCGGACTTGGGGGTGTCGGATCTGGCGTCCTGGGGACCGGATCCCACGCCACTAGGGCTGGATCGACGCGGTGGCCGGGTGGTGCAGGAGTGGGCGCACGCATCCCTGGTGGAGCGGGTGCTGGGGGTGCGCGGAGGAGGCTGTGCTCGGTGGCGGCGGCATGGCGCGTGGCTCCAATGCGAAGCGGTGTCAAGGAGGCCCGGCGAGGACGCCAGCTGATGTTGAGG from Panicum hallii strain FIL2 chromosome 3, PHallii_v3.1, whole genome shotgun sequence encodes:
- the LOC112885309 gene encoding uncharacterized protein LOC112885309; the encoded protein is MAASQSHHHDHGGNYGPVVGMLFFIAIVTAGSLALARYCVGSQALQRTGYDLDAYVQRKFAVCVGTGLRPVKKQACQPAAAEEVEAAAASEPSAEQEGEEGAGDPQDRNQ